The following proteins are co-located in the Aggregatibacter aphrophilus ATCC 33389 genome:
- the fbp gene encoding class 1 fructose-bisphosphatase, whose product MKTLGEFIVERQAEYPNAKGELSGILSSIRLVAKVIHRDINKAGLTNNIIGNSGVENVQGEAQMKLDLFAHNTMKQALMSREEVAGFASEEEENFIAFDTERGRNAKYVILTDPLDGSSNIDVNVAVGTIFSIYRRVSPLGTPVTLEDFMQPGNRQVAAGYIVYGSSTMLVYTTGNGVNGFTYDPSLGVFCLSHENIKIPQTGKIYSINEGQYLKFPMGVKKYLKYCQEEDKETQRPYTSRYIGSLVSDFHRNMLKGGIYIYPSATNYPNGKLRLLYEGNPMAFLAEQAGGVASDGYNRILDIKPTTLHQRVPLFIGSKEMVKKAEQLMRDFKDQ is encoded by the coding sequence ATGAAAACGTTAGGCGAATTTATTGTAGAACGACAAGCTGAATATCCCAATGCTAAAGGTGAGTTGAGCGGTATTTTATCTTCTATCCGATTAGTGGCAAAAGTGATCCATCGTGATATTAATAAAGCGGGGTTGACCAATAATATTATCGGTAACAGCGGAGTGGAGAACGTGCAGGGCGAGGCGCAGATGAAGTTGGATTTATTCGCCCATAACACGATGAAACAAGCTCTTATGAGTCGTGAAGAAGTCGCCGGGTTCGCTTCTGAAGAAGAAGAAAATTTCATTGCATTTGATACGGAACGTGGTCGTAATGCCAAATATGTGATTTTAACTGACCCATTAGATGGTTCATCAAATATTGATGTAAACGTTGCAGTGGGAACAATTTTCTCCATTTATCGTCGTGTATCACCTCTTGGTACACCGGTAACGCTGGAAGACTTCATGCAGCCGGGCAATCGTCAGGTTGCGGCAGGTTATATCGTGTATGGTTCCTCCACCATGTTGGTTTATACCACAGGTAATGGCGTTAACGGTTTTACGTACGATCCATCTCTTGGAGTGTTCTGCCTTTCTCACGAAAACATTAAAATCCCACAAACAGGCAAAATTTATTCCATTAATGAAGGGCAATACCTCAAATTCCCAATGGGCGTGAAAAAATATTTGAAATACTGTCAAGAAGAAGATAAGGAAACCCAACGTCCATACACATCTCGTTATATTGGTTCTCTGGTATCTGATTTCCACCGCAATATGTTAAAAGGTGGTATTTACATTTACCCAAGCGCTACTAACTACCCAAATGGCAAATTGCGTTTATTGTATGAAGGTAACCCAATGGCCTTCTTGGCAGAACAAGCGGGTGGTGTAGCAAGTGATGGTTATAATCGAATCTTAGATATTAAACCAACAACCTTGCATCAAAGGGTACCACTATTCATTGGTTCTAAAGAAATGGTTAAAAAAGCTGAGCAATTAATGCGTGATTTTAAAGATCAATAA
- the lysC gene encoding lysine-sensitive aspartokinase 3: MSHLSVAKFGGSSVANYPAMQSCAKIVIADPNTRVVVLSASAGVTNLLVALANGCEEPERSKLLGEVRQIQENILNELKDDSTVRPKIEALLDNITSLAEAANLATSLALTDELISHGEMMSSLIFVEVLREFEVQATWLDVRQIVATNSHFGKAAPNDEQTRANSERVLKPLIDRGELVITQGFIGRDEQGKTTTLGRGGSDYSAALLAEVLDAEDVLIWTDVAGIYTTDPRIVPNAQRISTMSFSEAAEMATFGAKVLHPATLLPAVRSNIPVYVGSSKVPQDGGTWVTRDPQPRPTFRAIALRRDQTLLTLSSLNMLHAQGFLANIFTILAKHKISVDTITTSEVSVAITLDKTGSASSGATLLSNELISELSEFCTVKVDTGLSLIALIGNALHTTSGTAKRIFDTLEAYNIRMISYGASTNNVCLLADSDKADEIVRALHKSLFE; the protein is encoded by the coding sequence ATGTCCCATCTGTCAGTTGCTAAATTTGGTGGCAGTAGTGTTGCCAATTATCCTGCCATGCAGTCTTGCGCCAAAATCGTTATTGCTGATCCGAACACCCGCGTTGTGGTGCTTTCCGCTTCCGCCGGCGTCACCAATTTATTGGTTGCCTTAGCAAACGGTTGCGAAGAGCCTGAACGTAGTAAATTATTAGGCGAAGTGCGTCAAATTCAAGAAAATATTTTGAATGAATTAAAAGATGACAGCACTGTTCGTCCGAAGATTGAAGCCTTATTAGACAACATTACTTCCCTTGCAGAAGCCGCTAATCTTGCGACGTCACTCGCATTAACCGATGAACTCATTAGCCATGGCGAAATGATGTCTTCACTGATTTTTGTGGAAGTTTTGCGTGAGTTTGAAGTTCAAGCCACTTGGTTGGATGTACGTCAAATCGTAGCCACTAACAGCCATTTTGGCAAAGCCGCACCTAATGATGAACAAACCCGCGCCAATAGTGAGCGGGTGTTAAAACCGTTAATTGATCGTGGTGAACTGGTGATTACGCAAGGGTTTATCGGCCGTGATGAACAAGGCAAAACGACGACATTAGGTCGTGGCGGTAGCGACTATTCTGCTGCTTTGTTAGCAGAAGTGCTTGATGCGGAAGATGTGCTTATTTGGACGGATGTAGCCGGTATTTATACGACGGATCCTCGTATCGTACCAAATGCACAACGTATTAGCACCATGAGCTTCTCTGAAGCCGCGGAAATGGCGACCTTTGGTGCGAAAGTGTTGCATCCTGCAACCTTATTACCGGCGGTGCGTAGCAATATCCCAGTGTATGTCGGTTCCAGTAAAGTCCCGCAAGATGGAGGCACTTGGGTCACCCGTGATCCTCAACCGCGCCCGACTTTCCGCGCTATTGCACTACGCCGTGATCAAACGTTATTAACGTTATCTAGTCTCAATATGCTGCATGCTCAAGGTTTCTTAGCCAATATTTTTACTATTTTAGCGAAACACAAAATTTCTGTAGATACCATCACGACTTCAGAAGTGAGCGTGGCGATCACCCTAGATAAAACAGGTTCAGCCTCTTCTGGTGCAACATTATTGTCTAACGAATTGATTAGTGAGTTGAGCGAGTTTTGCACGGTCAAAGTGGATACCGGTTTATCCTTGATCGCGTTGATTGGTAATGCATTACATACAACTTCAGGTACAGCAAAACGTATTTTTGACACCTTAGAGGCCTACAATATTCGTATGATAAGCTACGGCGCCAGCACCAATAACGTTTGTTTATTGGCGGATAGTGATAAAGCCGATGAAATCGTACGTGCCTTGCATAAATCATTGTTCGAATAA
- the mpl gene encoding UDP-N-acetylmuramate:L-alanyl-gamma-D-glutamyl-meso-diaminopimelate ligase, with translation MTTKHIHILGICGTFMGGIAMIAKQMGYHVTGSDTNVYPPMSTFLAENHIEIIPHFEPSQLQPAPDMIIVGNAMKRGNPSIEYMLENNIPYTSGPQWLHDHLLRDRWVLAVSGTHGKTTTTGMLTWILEQNGLEPGFLIGGIAGNFGISARLGKSPYFVIEADEYDTAFFDKRSKFVHYNPRTLIINNIGFDHADIFEDLKAIQRQFHHMIRTIPNNGRILSFAGEQSVEQTLAMGCWSECQYVGKDQEWYAERIPHDCTEFAVFHKGEKVAEVHWNIVGEHNMRNGLMAIAAAHHAGVNIQKACEALGTFINAKRRLEVKGNIHDITVYDDFAHHPTEIRATLTALRDKVGANARILAVLEPRSNTMKMGVHKDEIAPALEKADAVFLFQPETIPWKVTDIANALTQPTSHSDELETLVNMIATEAKPTDHILVMSNGSFGGIHQKILDALQKKSI, from the coding sequence ATGACGACTAAACACATTCATATTTTAGGTATTTGCGGCACATTCATGGGTGGCATAGCAATGATCGCCAAACAAATGGGCTATCATGTAACGGGCTCTGACACAAATGTTTACCCACCAATGAGCACCTTCCTCGCAGAAAATCACATCGAAATCATACCGCACTTTGAGCCGAGCCAACTGCAACCCGCGCCGGATATGATTATTGTGGGCAATGCTATGAAACGTGGAAATCCTAGCATTGAATATATGTTAGAAAACAACATTCCTTACACCTCCGGCCCACAATGGTTGCATGATCATTTATTGCGTGATCGTTGGGTCTTGGCGGTATCCGGCACACACGGTAAAACCACCACTACCGGTATGCTCACTTGGATTTTAGAACAAAATGGCTTAGAACCGGGTTTCTTAATCGGCGGTATCGCAGGGAATTTCGGCATTTCTGCACGTTTAGGGAAAAGTCCGTATTTCGTCATTGAAGCGGATGAATATGACACCGCATTTTTCGATAAGCGTTCAAAATTCGTACATTACAACCCACGCACGTTGATTATTAATAACATCGGTTTCGATCACGCAGATATTTTTGAGGATTTAAAAGCCATTCAGCGCCAATTTCATCATATGATTCGCACAATTCCAAACAATGGCCGCATTTTGTCTTTTGCCGGTGAACAAAGCGTGGAACAAACCCTCGCTATGGGCTGTTGGTCAGAATGCCAATATGTAGGCAAAGATCAGGAATGGTATGCTGAACGCATTCCCCATGATTGCACAGAATTTGCGGTGTTCCACAAAGGTGAAAAAGTCGCTGAAGTACACTGGAATATTGTGGGAGAACACAACATGCGTAACGGTTTAATGGCCATTGCCGCAGCCCATCATGCAGGCGTGAACATTCAAAAAGCCTGCGAAGCCTTAGGAACATTTATCAATGCCAAACGCCGTTTGGAAGTCAAAGGAAACATACATGACATCACCGTTTATGACGATTTTGCCCATCACCCTACAGAAATACGCGCAACATTGACCGCACTTCGCGACAAAGTCGGTGCCAATGCCCGCATTTTAGCGGTGCTGGAACCTCGTTCTAACACGATGAAAATGGGAGTGCATAAAGATGAAATCGCTCCGGCATTGGAAAAAGCCGATGCGGTATTTTTATTCCAGCCGGAAACCATTCCATGGAAGGTAACAGACATTGCCAACGCACTAACACAACCAACTTCGCATAGTGATGAGCTAGAGACACTGGTTAATATGATCGCAACCGAAGCGAAACCAACCGACCATATTTTGGTAATGTCCAACGGTAGCTTTGGCGGTATTCATCAGAAAATTTTAGATGCGTTGCAAAAGAAAAGCATTTAA
- a CDS encoding monovalent cation:proton antiporter-2 (CPA2) family protein: protein MSELSNPELVKTVVLLATSVTIVPLFKRVGLGSVLGYLVAGCLIGPSGFGLFQDPSNIVHMAELGVVMFLFIIGLEMHPERLWAMRKAIFGRGLLQVGLCGVLLTLAGIHLLNLSLPIAFIAAMGFTLSSTAIVMQVLEERGISSTPKGQRVVSTLLFEDLSIVPLLAFVAFLSPETDNASHSTNWAGIGMALAAVLGLVAAGKWLMNPIFRMISKAHIREMMTAAALLVVLGAALAMEISGLSMAMGAFVAGVMLSESAFRHQLEADIEPFRGLLLGLFFMGVGMSLDFALVWHNALWLLGIVFLYILGKAISVYAVARMTLLNHKEAIGRTAIMAHGGEFAFVLFSAATTAGVLSAGLNATFTAAVIISMLFSPLIVLVLRRLSKPNTKENINTDHVDSIDLIESVENNVVVLGFGRFSQIVCQTLLARGIQVTVIDANIERIRSAAKFGFKVFYGDGSRLDVLRACGLEKASCLILGISDTKGIELIVEQIKHEYPLLPVLARTYDRQSAVNLVKLSIDFQIRETFESALLLGREALIRLGVDQIEADEVVTFIRQLDQERLNEEVLHGFSAELVRKYWTPKPFIRPTQHAEALNEEAADILAETDQASSVEEHTNEQIKAV from the coding sequence ATGTCTGAATTATCTAATCCTGAGCTAGTAAAAACGGTAGTTTTATTGGCCACCAGTGTCACTATTGTTCCGCTTTTTAAACGTGTTGGGTTGGGAAGTGTATTAGGTTATTTAGTTGCCGGATGTTTGATCGGGCCCTCTGGTTTTGGCTTGTTTCAAGACCCCTCCAATATTGTTCACATGGCTGAATTAGGCGTTGTAATGTTTCTTTTTATTATTGGTTTGGAAATGCATCCAGAGCGTCTATGGGCAATGCGTAAGGCGATTTTTGGACGAGGCTTGCTGCAAGTAGGGCTTTGTGGTGTGTTATTGACATTAGCGGGTATTCATTTGCTAAATCTCAGTCTTCCTATTGCCTTCATTGCGGCGATGGGATTTACACTTTCTTCTACCGCTATTGTCATGCAAGTTTTGGAAGAGCGTGGCATCAGTTCAACGCCTAAAGGCCAGCGTGTTGTTTCCACATTATTATTTGAAGACCTTTCTATCGTTCCCTTGTTGGCATTTGTGGCCTTTCTTTCTCCGGAAACAGATAATGCATCACATTCTACCAACTGGGCAGGTATTGGCATGGCATTGGCTGCGGTATTAGGATTAGTCGCTGCCGGTAAATGGCTGATGAATCCGATTTTCCGAATGATTTCGAAGGCACATATTCGAGAAATGATGACGGCAGCTGCCTTACTAGTGGTACTTGGGGCTGCATTAGCTATGGAAATCAGTGGGTTGTCTATGGCGATGGGGGCGTTTGTTGCTGGTGTAATGTTATCTGAATCGGCTTTTCGACATCAATTAGAAGCTGATATAGAACCGTTTCGTGGATTATTGCTAGGTCTATTTTTCATGGGCGTAGGGATGTCATTAGATTTTGCATTAGTTTGGCATAATGCGTTATGGCTACTCGGTATTGTTTTCTTGTATATATTAGGGAAGGCTATAAGCGTGTATGCTGTGGCACGTATGACATTATTAAACCATAAAGAAGCCATTGGGCGTACGGCAATTATGGCGCATGGTGGCGAGTTTGCATTCGTTTTATTTTCTGCTGCGACAACCGCAGGTGTCCTGTCTGCAGGTTTAAATGCAACATTTACGGCAGCCGTGATTATTTCTATGTTGTTTTCGCCATTAATTGTATTAGTTCTACGTCGCTTATCAAAGCCAAATACTAAGGAGAATATAAATACCGATCATGTAGATAGCATTGATTTGATTGAAAGCGTTGAAAATAATGTTGTGGTACTGGGTTTTGGACGTTTTAGTCAAATTGTTTGTCAGACATTGTTGGCTCGAGGTATTCAAGTCACCGTGATTGATGCCAATATTGAACGCATTCGTTCTGCGGCAAAATTTGGTTTTAAAGTGTTCTACGGCGATGGTTCCCGCTTAGATGTATTGCGCGCTTGCGGTTTAGAAAAAGCCTCTTGTTTAATTTTAGGGATTAGTGATACAAAAGGTATTGAATTGATTGTTGAGCAGATTAAACATGAATATCCGTTATTGCCAGTACTTGCTAGAACTTATGATCGGCAAAGTGCGGTCAATTTAGTGAAACTTAGTATTGATTTTCAAATTCGTGAGACCTTTGAATCTGCCTTGCTTTTAGGACGAGAAGCGTTAATTCGTTTAGGTGTAGATCAAATTGAGGCTGATGAAGTTGTTACTTTCATTCGTCAATTAGATCAGGAGCGTTTAAATGAAGAGGTTTTGCACGGATTTTCAGCTGAATTGGTCAGAAAATATTGGACGCCAAAACCTTTTATTCGTCCCACACAACATGCTGAAGCGTTAAATGAAGAAGCCGCAGATATTTTGGCTGAAACAGACCAAGCTTCTTCAGTTGAAGAACATACAAATGAACAGATAAAAGCGGTTTGA
- the tcdA gene encoding tRNA cyclic N6-threonylcarbamoyladenosine(37) synthase TcdA, with protein sequence MARIDNYEQRFGGIGRLYGADALARLRQAHICVIGIGGVGSWAVEALARSGVGKITMIDMDDICVTNINRQIHALTGNIGQLKTEVMQQRVKLINPECDVQIIDDFISGENLAQYIHPDYDYVIDAIDSVKTKAALIAYCKRNKIKIITVGGAGGQTDPGQIQIADLSRTIQDPLLAKVRSVLRKDFHFTQNPKRKFAVDSVFSTQPIIFPQVRDNCTTSATMNCANGFGAATMITATFGFFAVSRVLERLSQK encoded by the coding sequence ATGGCACGCATTGACAACTACGAACAGCGTTTCGGCGGCATTGGGCGCTTATATGGCGCAGATGCCTTAGCCCGTTTGCGCCAAGCGCATATTTGTGTCATTGGCATTGGCGGTGTGGGGTCATGGGCGGTGGAAGCCCTTGCCCGTTCAGGCGTAGGCAAAATCACCATGATCGACATGGATGACATTTGTGTCACCAATATTAACCGCCAAATTCATGCGCTAACCGGTAATATCGGCCAACTCAAAACCGAAGTCATGCAACAACGGGTTAAACTTATTAACCCTGAGTGTGACGTGCAAATAATTGATGACTTTATTTCTGGCGAAAATTTGGCCCAATATATCCATCCAGACTACGATTATGTAATAGATGCCATTGATAGCGTAAAAACCAAGGCTGCACTAATAGCCTACTGTAAACGGAATAAAATCAAAATTATCACGGTCGGCGGTGCCGGCGGGCAAACGGATCCCGGCCAGATTCAAATAGCTGATTTAAGCCGCACTATTCAAGATCCTTTGCTGGCAAAAGTGCGGTCGGTTTTACGCAAGGATTTTCATTTTACACAAAATCCAAAACGAAAATTTGCTGTCGATAGCGTGTTTTCCACACAACCTATTATTTTTCCGCAAGTGCGTGATAATTGTACCACTTCCGCTACCATGAACTGTGCCAATGGATTCGGTGCGGCAACAATGATTACTGCTACTTTTGGTTTTTTCGCGGTATCACGAGTGCTAGAAAGGTTATCACAAAAATAA
- the mltA gene encoding murein transglycosylase A: MLLNRTSLYKFLTLSAMAVLTACSSNTNKNTVTPSSSPNATDVDPQKFGAVYNGRNYQQAIFTPVPRVENQSAVINQGDFLTQLSNVNTYSSKLSSNFAPTYEKITAWVLAGANVGELANFGINPQVMKGFDGYQNVLMTGYYSPVIHARRTPQGQYNQPIYALPTQKRFSRAEIYAGALKGKGLELAYSDSMIDNFLLGVQGSGYVDFGEGNLNYFAYAGQNGYKYQSVGRLLVEDGEIPKEKMSIQAIREWVKANPSRAQGLLERNPSYVFFKNDPYGKVKGAAGVPLVPMASVASDRSVIPMGSVLLVEVPQIDNEGNWTKQHQLHLMVALDVGGAVNGHHFDLYRGIGDQAGHIAGLSKHYGRVWVLR; this comes from the coding sequence ATGCTATTGAATCGAACCTCCCTTTATAAATTTCTGACCCTTTCCGCCATGGCGGTTTTAACAGCTTGTTCTTCGAACACCAATAAAAATACCGTAACGCCAAGTAGCAGTCCGAACGCAACCGATGTCGATCCGCAAAAATTCGGTGCGGTGTATAACGGACGCAATTATCAACAGGCTATTTTTACCCCGGTACCCCGCGTCGAGAACCAAAGTGCGGTCATAAATCAAGGTGATTTTTTAACACAGCTTTCTAATGTAAATACTTACTCCAGCAAACTCAGTAGCAATTTTGCGCCCACTTATGAAAAAATTACAGCGTGGGTGTTAGCCGGAGCGAATGTGGGCGAGCTTGCCAATTTCGGCATTAATCCGCAAGTAATGAAAGGTTTTGACGGCTATCAAAACGTGTTAATGACCGGTTACTATTCACCGGTCATTCATGCCCGCCGCACACCACAAGGTCAATATAACCAACCGATTTATGCCTTACCGACACAAAAACGTTTCTCTCGTGCTGAAATTTACGCAGGCGCATTGAAAGGCAAAGGCTTGGAACTGGCTTACAGCGACTCCATGATTGATAACTTCTTATTGGGCGTGCAAGGAAGTGGCTATGTGGATTTTGGTGAAGGCAATTTAAACTATTTCGCCTATGCCGGTCAAAACGGTTATAAATATCAATCGGTAGGCCGCTTGTTGGTGGAAGACGGTGAAATTCCAAAAGAGAAAATGTCTATTCAGGCTATTCGGGAGTGGGTCAAAGCAAATCCATCCCGCGCCCAAGGCCTATTAGAGCGCAATCCATCTTATGTCTTCTTTAAAAATGATCCTTACGGCAAAGTGAAAGGCGCCGCCGGCGTACCTTTGGTGCCAATGGCTTCCGTAGCATCGGATCGCAGTGTCATTCCGATGGGTAGCGTATTATTGGTAGAAGTGCCACAAATTGATAATGAGGGCAATTGGACAAAACAACATCAGCTACATTTGATGGTAGCATTAGATGTGGGGGGCGCCGTGAACGGACATCACTTCGATTTATATCGCGGTATCGGTGATCAAGCCGGCCACATTGCAGGGTTATCTAAACATTATGGTCGCGTTTGGGTGTTACGTTAA
- the znuA gene encoding zinc ABC transporter substrate-binding protein ZnuA encodes MLAQHLKTTAIAAAILSFSAAASASIVTSVKPLGFIASSIANGVTDTEVLVPAGASPHDYSLKPSDVQKLKSAEMLIWIGEDVDAFLDKSIDDLDYKKVLTIKDIAAIEPFLLKGEHHHHHHSEGDVHEDHDHAHKGHEHAHEGHDHKHEHEGHEHHHDHEHEDLGVNWHIWYSPDISKAVAQRIAAKLLKQYPEKKDLIEKNVAEFNRTLDEQSAKIKTQLADVKEKGFYVFHDAYGYFNNAYGLKQTGYFTINPLVAPGAKTLAKIKEEIAEHKVTCLFAEPQFTPKVIESLSKGTKVNVGRLDPMGDAVKLGANSYAAFLQFTADSYAQCLAK; translated from the coding sequence ATGTTAGCTCAACACTTAAAAACTACCGCGATTGCTGCGGCCATTCTTTCTTTTTCTGCTGCGGCCTCGGCCTCTATCGTAACTTCCGTTAAACCTTTAGGTTTTATTGCTTCCTCAATTGCTAATGGTGTCACTGATACCGAAGTGCTAGTACCTGCCGGCGCCTCACCGCACGATTACAGTTTAAAACCTTCCGATGTACAAAAGCTAAAATCTGCTGAAATGCTGATATGGATCGGTGAAGATGTCGATGCTTTCTTAGATAAATCCATTGATGATTTGGATTATAAAAAAGTGTTGACGATCAAAGATATTGCCGCCATTGAACCGTTTTTATTAAAAGGTGAACATCATCACCATCATCATAGCGAAGGCGATGTGCATGAAGATCACGATCATGCACACAAAGGACATGAGCACGCGCATGAAGGTCACGATCACAAACATGAACACGAAGGGCACGAGCACCATCATGATCACGAGCATGAAGATTTGGGTGTGAATTGGCATATTTGGTATTCTCCGGACATTAGCAAAGCGGTAGCACAACGTATTGCTGCGAAATTACTCAAACAATATCCGGAGAAAAAAGATCTCATTGAAAAAAACGTTGCAGAATTTAACCGCACTTTAGATGAACAAAGTGCCAAAATCAAAACACAATTGGCAGATGTCAAAGAGAAAGGCTTCTATGTATTCCATGATGCCTACGGCTATTTCAACAACGCTTACGGTCTAAAACAAACTGGCTATTTCACGATTAATCCGCTAGTTGCACCGGGTGCAAAAACCTTAGCGAAAATTAAAGAAGAAATTGCCGAACATAAAGTGACCTGCTTATTTGCCGAGCCTCAATTTACGCCAAAAGTGATTGAGAGCTTAAGTAAAGGTACTAAAGTGAATGTCGGTCGCCTTGACCCGATGGGAGATGCCGTTAAACTCGGAGCCAATTCTTATGCTGCATTCCTCCAATTTACAGCAGATAGCTATGCACAATGCTTAGCAAAATAA
- a CDS encoding 5'-nucleotidase, lipoprotein e(P4) family — MKNTLKITAVAVMSAFVLVGCTQNTSKGDTQLQQQAVLGINWMQESGEYDALAYQAFNTAKVAFDHAKAKKGKKKAVVVDLDETMIDNSAYAGWQIQNNKPFDSKDWTRWVDARESKAIAGAVEFNNYVNANKGKMFYVSNRKDSNEKAGTIDDMKRLGFTGVDESSLYLKKDKSAKSARFAEIESQGYDIVLYMGDNLDDFGDATHGKLNADRRDFVAKNQAKFGKTYIVLPNPNYGGWEGGLAKDYYKGDSQSKVDARLNVIKAWSGK; from the coding sequence ATGAAAAATACACTAAAAATAACTGCAGTTGCTGTAATGTCAGCGTTTGTATTAGTGGGTTGTACACAAAATACATCAAAAGGAGATACTCAATTACAGCAACAAGCTGTGCTAGGAATTAACTGGATGCAAGAATCCGGTGAATATGATGCATTGGCCTATCAAGCATTTAATACAGCTAAAGTAGCATTTGATCATGCCAAAGCGAAAAAAGGCAAGAAAAAAGCGGTTGTTGTTGATTTAGACGAAACTATGATCGATAACAGTGCCTATGCTGGCTGGCAAATTCAAAACAATAAACCATTTGATAGCAAAGATTGGACTCGTTGGGTTGATGCTAGAGAATCCAAAGCCATTGCCGGTGCAGTAGAGTTTAATAATTATGTCAATGCCAATAAAGGTAAAATGTTCTATGTCTCTAATCGCAAAGACAGTAATGAAAAAGCCGGTACAATTGATGACATGAAGCGTCTAGGCTTTACCGGTGTTGATGAAAGTTCACTTTATTTGAAAAAAGATAAATCTGCTAAATCTGCCCGTTTCGCCGAAATTGAAAGCCAAGGTTACGATATTGTACTTTATATGGGCGATAACTTAGATGATTTTGGTGACGCTACACATGGAAAATTAAATGCGGATCGTCGTGATTTTGTTGCCAAAAACCAAGCTAAATTCGGTAAAACTTATATTGTTTTACCTAACCCAAATTACGGTGGCTGGGAAGGCGGCCTAGCAAAAGATTATTACAAAGGTGACTCTCAAAGCAAAGTTGATGCACGTTTAAATGTCATCAAGGCATGGAGCGGAAAATAA
- the proA gene encoding glutamate-5-semialdehyde dehydrogenase gives MSVNLIEMGKQAKQAAFVLSQLSQHEKNNALALIADQLEQEQERILAANAQDIAAAKQNGLSDAIIDRLLLTPARLQGIANDVRHVISLADPVGKIIDGGLLDSGVKIERVRVPLGVIGTIYEARPNVTIDVASLCLKTGNAVILRGGKETQHSNQVLVEVVQNALSQAGLPKTAVQAITDPDRALVMELLKLDQYVDMIIPRGGAALHQLAKEHSTIPVIVGGIGVCHMFVEESADLEKALPVILNAKTQRPSTCNTLETLLVQRSIADAFLPKLAEALKEKNVKLHADSTALFLLQKAGANVVPLQEESLKQEWLSLDLNVVIVDDLTQAVAHIRQYGSQHSDSILTSSQKLTQQFIAQVDSAAVYVNASTRFTDGGQFGLGAEVAVSTQKLHARGPMGLEALTTYKWVCVGDYSIRS, from the coding sequence ATGTCCGTGAATTTAATTGAAATGGGAAAACAGGCTAAACAAGCCGCTTTTGTGCTTTCTCAACTTTCCCAACATGAAAAAAATAACGCCTTGGCATTGATTGCCGACCAACTGGAACAGGAACAAGAACGTATTTTAGCTGCCAATGCGCAAGATATTGCGGCAGCCAAGCAAAATGGCTTGTCAGATGCGATTATCGATCGCTTGCTGTTAACGCCGGCACGTTTACAGGGCATTGCTAATGATGTACGTCATGTGATTTCTTTAGCGGATCCGGTAGGTAAAATTATTGATGGTGGTTTACTGGATAGTGGTGTGAAAATTGAGCGGGTTCGGGTACCGTTAGGGGTGATTGGAACCATTTATGAGGCGCGCCCGAATGTTACTATTGATGTGGCGAGCCTATGCTTAAAAACCGGTAATGCGGTGATTTTGCGCGGTGGAAAAGAAACACAACATTCTAATCAGGTGTTGGTGGAAGTCGTGCAAAATGCTTTATCCCAAGCGGGCTTGCCGAAAACCGCGGTACAGGCGATTACTGATCCGGATCGTGCGTTAGTGATGGAATTGTTAAAATTAGATCAATATGTGGACATGATTATTCCTCGTGGGGGCGCGGCATTACATCAATTAGCCAAGGAGCATTCAACCATTCCAGTGATTGTGGGCGGTATCGGTGTTTGTCACATGTTTGTGGAAGAAAGTGCTGATTTGGAAAAAGCCCTGCCGGTGATTTTAAATGCTAAAACTCAACGCCCAAGCACATGTAATACGTTGGAAACTCTTCTAGTACAACGCAGTATTGCGGATGCATTTTTACCAAAATTGGCGGAGGCGTTGAAGGAAAAAAATGTAAAATTGCACGCTGATTCGACCGCACTTTTCCTATTGCAAAAAGCTGGGGCGAATGTTGTGCCGTTGCAGGAAGAGTCGCTTAAGCAAGAATGGTTGTCGCTAGATTTAAATGTCGTTATCGTGGATGATTTGACACAAGCGGTGGCGCATATTCGCCAATATGGTAGCCAACATTCCGACAGTATTTTGACCTCCTCGCAAAAATTGACCCAACAATTCATTGCTCAAGTGGATTCTGCTGCAGTTTATGTCAATGCCAGTACGCGTTTTACCGATGGGGGGCAATTCGGCTTGGGGGCGGAAGTTGCTGTGAGTACGCAAAAACTCCATGCTCGTGGTCCTATGGGATTGGAGGCATTGACCACCTATAAATGGGTTTGTGTTGGAGATTATTCGATTAGATCTTAA